The sequence AATAATACGATTGAAGCGCAATTAAGTACGCTTGAAAAATATAGCCAAGGTCGTTTAGGCGTTGCTTTAATCAACACGGAAGATAACTCACAAATAACATATCGGGGTGAAGAACGCTTTGCGATGGCAAGTACAAGCAAGGTTATGGCTGTTGCTGCTATTTTAAAAGAAAGTGAAAAACAAGCTGGATTATTAGATAAGAATATTACGATTACAAAATCTGATTTAGTCGCTTACAGCCCTATTACAGAAAAACATTTAGTAACAGGAATGTCTTTGGCTGAATTAAGTGCTGCTACATTACAATATAGTGATAATACAGCAATGAACAAAATATTAGATTATTTAGGGGGTCCAGCCAAAGTCACTCAATTTGCACGCTCAATTAATGATGTGACATATCGCCTAGATCGTAAAGAGCCTGAATTAAATACAGCAATTCATGGTGACCCTCGTGATACAACATCTCCAATTGCCATGGCTAAAAGTCTTCAAGTATTGGCATTAGGTGACGCTCTGGGCGGATCTCAACGTCAACAACTGGTTACTTGGTTAAAAGGTAATACAACAGGTGATCACAGTATTAAAGCCGGTTTACCAAAACAGTGGATTGTTGGGGATAAAACGGGCAGTGGTGACTATGGTACGACTAACGACATTGCTGTGATTTGGCCTGACAATCATGCACCATTAATTTTAGTCGTCTATTTCACACAACAAAGACAAGATGCAAAACACCGTAAAGATATTATTGCTAAGGTAGCAGAAATTGTAACAAAACCATTTATCACATCACAAAAAAATAGGAATAACACGCTATTGTAAACATCAATAACAATAAAAAAGCTGAGTACAAATCTTGTTTGTCTCAGCTTTTTTGCTTTATTTTTTATTTTATCTTTAATCTAACTTTGCTATGCAATGTGTATTAAATCATCTCAAATAAGATAGTTGTTATCATATTAAAGGGGTAAAGCAAAACTCACTTTTACCGTTTCCATGGGGACTTCTGTTTTTATACTTTGGATGCTTGGAATTTGCGTTAAATAATCGGCATGAAAGCGGCGATAGGTTGCTAAATCTTTAGTCACAATTCGAATAAGCGCATCGCATTCACCTGCCATTAAATGACACTCAACCACTTCAGGTAATACCTTGATAGCCTTTACAAATTCTTCAATAGTTTCCGCATCTTGAGCTCTAAACCAAATTCGAGCAAATAAAGATAATCCTGCATCAACCTTACCACCATCTAATACAGCAACATAGCGAGTGATCACACCCGACTCTTCGAGTAAACGCACACGACGAAGACAAGGAGAAGGTGAAAGCCCAACCTCTTTTGCTAGCTCAATGTTCTGGATTTTGCCATCACGTTGAAGCACCTGCAAAATATGCTTATCTATCTTATCTAATTTTATTGACATCAAAGATTAACCTTAATTCTATTTGTGGAATTTTATTGCCAATTAATTCTTTTTGTTAGCAACAAAGCAACCCGATTTTTTCGAAAACATCATATAATCTTTCCGCTAAATTTCACAGCAAAAACGATATTTCTCTTAAACTCTCTCTATCAGGTGAAAAGATGGAATTTAACACTTTATTATTATTCGCACTGACGGTTCTACCGCTTATCTGTACGCCTGGGCCCGATATTCTTTTTATTTCATCCCAAGGGCTATCGGGTGGTATGAAATCAGCATGGATTGCTAATACTGGCGTTATATCAGGCTATTTAACCCATGCATTACTGAGTGCATTAGGGCTTGCAGCCTTAGTATCAGCATCCCCCATTTTATTTCATTTACTCAAATGGGTTGGTGTGTTCTATATCAGTTATCTTGCAGCCAAAATGTTGATATCTGCCTGCAAAAAAGGCCAATTAGCCCTTGATGCATCAAAAACCTCTCACCTATTTCGTAAAGGTTTTTTAACCAGTTTTTTAAACCCCAAAGGACTCTTAGTTTATCTCGCTATTTTACCAAACTTTATTGATAATCATAATGATATCGCGACACAATCATTACTGTTATCTGGGATATTTATCACGACTTGCTTAATTATTTATGGTCTGCTCGGTACCTTTTTTGCTTATATTGGTTTAAAAGGCGGTTTTAGTGAAAAACGTCGCCGCTGTAATGATGGCATTGCAGGTGGATTACTCACTTTTGCGGCAATTAATCTGGCTTTAAATTAGCCTTAATCCTAAGCACTATTTATTATTCTAGTCAGAATTTGACCACAAGAATGCCTCTATTTAAGTGGTCGAATATCTGCCCATAATAATTGGCAATTTGTGGTTAACGGTCTTATTTCACCTTCTCGAATAT comes from Proteus vulgaris and encodes:
- a CDS encoding Lrp/AsnC family transcriptional regulator; this encodes MSIKLDKIDKHILQVLQRDGKIQNIELAKEVGLSPSPCLRRVRLLEESGVITRYVAVLDGGKVDAGLSLFARIWFRAQDAETIEEFVKAIKVLPEVVECHLMAGECDALIRIVTKDLATYRRFHADYLTQIPSIQSIKTEVPMETVKVSFALPL
- the bla gene encoding class A beta-lactamase; this translates as MFKITFRQAATITVSLISLLASPILWANTNNTIEAQLSTLEKYSQGRLGVALINTEDNSQITYRGEERFAMASTSKVMAVAAILKESEKQAGLLDKNITITKSDLVAYSPITEKHLVTGMSLAELSAATLQYSDNTAMNKILDYLGGPAKVTQFARSINDVTYRLDRKEPELNTAIHGDPRDTTSPIAMAKSLQVLALGDALGGSQRQQLVTWLKGNTTGDHSIKAGLPKQWIVGDKTGSGDYGTTNDIAVIWPDNHAPLILVVYFTQQRQDAKHRKDIIAKVAEIVTKPFITSQKNRNNTLL
- a CDS encoding LysE family translocator; translated protein: MEFNTLLLFALTVLPLICTPGPDILFISSQGLSGGMKSAWIANTGVISGYLTHALLSALGLAALVSASPILFHLLKWVGVFYISYLAAKMLISACKKGQLALDASKTSHLFRKGFLTSFLNPKGLLVYLAILPNFIDNHNDIATQSLLLSGIFITTCLIIYGLLGTFFAYIGLKGGFSEKRRRCNDGIAGGLLTFAAINLALN